In Lapillicoccus jejuensis, the DNA window GTCCTCAACGAGCGCGAGGACGCCCTGGCCGAGCGCACCTACTCGGTGTGGCCCGACCTCGAGGCGCTCATGCGCGAGCACCACGTGCCGCAGCTGACGGTCGACGCGCACCGCGCGCTGCGCGACTTCGACCTGTTCGGCGTCTCGTTCTCCACCGAGCTCGGCTACACGAACATGCTCACCGCGCTCGACCTCGCGGGCATCCCGATCCACGCCGCCGAGCGCGGCGACGACGACCCGGTGGTCGTCGCGGGCGGGCACGCCGCGTTCAACCCCGAGCCGGTCGCCGCGTTCGTCGACGCCGCGGTGGTCGGCGACGGCGAGGAGGCGGTTCTCGCCATCACCGACATCACCCGCGAGTGGAAGGCCGCCGGCCGGCCCGGCGGTCGCGCCGAGCTGCTCCTGCGTCTGGCGCGCACCGGTGGCGTCTACGTCCCGAGCCTGTACGACGTCTCGTACCTGCCCGACGGGCGCATCCAGCGCGTCGCGCCGAAGGCCGGCGCGACCGGCGTCCCGTGGCGCGTCTCCAAGCACACCGTCATGGACCTCGACGCGTGGCCGTACCCGAAGCAGCCGCTCGTGCCGCTCGCCGAGACGGTGCACGAGCGGATGTCGGTCGAGATCTTCCGCGGCTGCACCCGCGGCTGCCGCTTCTGCCAGGCCGGGATGATCACCCGCCCGGTGCGCGAGCGGTCCATCACCGGCATCGGCGAGATGGTCGAGCGCGGCCTGGCCGCGACCGGCTTCGAGGAGGTCGGCCTGCTCTCGCTGTCCTCGGCCGACCACTCCGAGATCGCGGAGGTGACCAAGGGCCTCGCCGACCGCTACGAGGGCACGCAGACCGGGCTCTCCCTGCCGTCGACCCGCGTCGACGCGTTCAACATCGACCTGGCCAACGAGCTGACCCGCAACGGCCGCCGGTCCGGGCTGACCTTCGCGCCCGAGGGCGGGTCGGAGCGGATCCGCAAGGTCATCAACAAGATGGTCAGCGAGCAGGACCTCATCGACACCGTCGCGGCGGCGTACGGCGCGGGCTGGCGGCAGGTCAAGCTCTACTTCATGTGCGGGCTGCCGACCGAGACCGACGAGGACGTCCT includes these proteins:
- a CDS encoding TIGR03960 family B12-binding radical SAM protein; the protein is MTTTLQHAPGESLFGALEPLLERVSKPIQYVGGELNSTVKDWQCGGFGPGGEELTTRWALMYPDAYEVGLPNQGVMILYEVLNEREDALAERTYSVWPDLEALMREHHVPQLTVDAHRALRDFDLFGVSFSTELGYTNMLTALDLAGIPIHAAERGDDDPVVVAGGHAAFNPEPVAAFVDAAVVGDGEEAVLAITDITREWKAAGRPGGRAELLLRLARTGGVYVPSLYDVSYLPDGRIQRVAPKAGATGVPWRVSKHTVMDLDAWPYPKQPLVPLAETVHERMSVEIFRGCTRGCRFCQAGMITRPVRERSITGIGEMVERGLAATGFEEVGLLSLSSADHSEIAEVTKGLADRYEGTQTGLSLPSTRVDAFNIDLANELTRNGRRSGLTFAPEGGSERIRKVINKMVSEQDLIDTVAAAYGAGWRQVKLYFMCGLPTETDEDVLQIAELAKRVIETGRQVSGRRDIRCTVSIGGFVPKPHTPFQWAPQLGVEETDARLQKLREAIRADRRYASSIGFRYHDGQPGMVEGLLSRGDRRVGKVIEAVWRDGGRFDGWSEHFSFERWMRCAEEVFATDPQCAAVDVAWYTTREREQAEVLPWDHLDSGLDKDWLWEDWQDALDETEVEDCRWTPCFDCGVCPQMNTEIEIGPTGKTLIPLTVLGSQREQLLEARS